tgcagagagcctagcttgtagaaactccagaactgtaccaactgggcagttaacagggtcaagctggcggtctctgcaccatgaggagaaGAGTTTCAATCTCAGGGGATACAGTTTACTCATAGAgagagctctggattggagggggggtctcaacaaccttggttgagagaccggaagctatgagctgtgccccctcaggggccacacccacaacttccacaactctgggcgagggtgaattattttgccctgcgcctgagaCAGTAGATCTGTCCAGatcggaatctcccatggagagccgtcgaggagagagatcagatctgcAAGCCATACTGGGCccagccagaacggggctactaatagaagacggaccACATCCCGGCGTACTCTgaccagaactcccgggagcagagcgatagggggaaaggcgtacagacgaagcctcagcctggtctgtaccatagcgtccagtcccagaggagctggatgaactagagagaaacagaggggacattgcaatgtttcttgagtcgcaaagaggtccaaaaactctccatatctacttcaccacCTTGGGGTGAAGCCCCCCGGCCCCGGCCCCTGTCTCAATTATTATTTCTGCTCCTACAGTCAATTTCCCAAGAAATACACTGCTCTGTGGTCCCAGAACGAGctgtcctgggaccacagaaggacctggtgtgccagcttgtacaaggggcgcgaATGCAGATCTCTCTAGTGACTGATATGAGAGATCgccaatgtgttgtcggtgcgcaccaacacatggtgacctctcagggctaagaggaaatatttcaatgctcgatgCAAAGCTAGCATCTCTAGACAACTGGTATGTCATGTCAGATGGcaaccgctccacagaccgcgggcagggtgcgCACTTATCCCAACCAATGAGCATTACACGGTgaccaagagctcccagcaccgggccctgattcaaaaaccaaggtttcttccacatgtctaaggcacgaaggctcGCCGTGTGACCTTGATAGTTCATAATGGATtccccctcggggaaaatcccttcgtcttgagccaccactctaggggtctcatgtgcaggaggccaaaaggtatcacttTGGACACATCTGCCAtaagccctaacagtctctgaaactgcttgacagtgagttactggccttctctgactctcttgactgaggtAAGCattgactcgatccgagcaggagacatacgtggcTGCATCATGATCGAATCCCACACtatgcctagataggtggttctctgaactggagaaagtacactcttcttggggttcagtctcaaacccagctcccccatatgtgcgagaacggCATCTTGATGTCGAaccaccatctgctctgattgagctaaaatccaccaatcgtcgatatagttcagaatgcggatgccctgcatacggaggggaaCCAGAGAAGCATCTACACATTTCATGAacatgcggggtgagagtgcaagggaAGGGAAGTTCTTGATATTGATGGGCTTTCCCCCCGAAagtgaacctcagaaacttcctgtgttgtggaaggatggatatatggAAGTATGCATCTTGAGATCttttgtgacaaaccagtcctgtccggactccctgtctagaggagtGACCACCTCAATACAGcatgggcagggaggaacacacaatctatagCGTGATCTGGAATCATCCTTCAAATGTCATGTCTTTGCTTTGCTCTTTGGCATTATGTTGTTTattgggacagacaacaataaataagactcacaagacagactttagacatgcacacacagagcgcttgctgaaagacgcgaagctgaagtcagctgcatggcaggtgcctttatagcttcctggtcgctacgtcacgcCCTTCCATTGAACATATTGCACACAATATTCAGTGTTGATCTTGCCAAAGGTGTTTCCTCAAAGCActtgatgcagctcgagttcctgaagaggaactactAATATGGTCAAGCACAAAAATAACTGCCTTCATGTCTTTAGTAACCCTGACAGTAGAGTTTTATCACCAAATGAAAATAACACAGCCACTTCACTGTTTTCAGTgcaaatacactcacctaaaggattattaggaacaccatactaatactgtgtttgacccccttcgccttcagaactgccttaattctgcatggcattgattcaacaaggtgctgaaagcattctttagagatgttggcccatattgataggatagcatcttgcaatTGATGGAGATTTgagggatgcacatccagggtatgaagctcccgttccaccacatcccaaagatgctctattgggttgagatctggtgactgtgggggccattttagtacagtgaactcattgtcatgttcaataaacaaatttgaaatgattcgagctttgtgacatggtgcattatcctgctggatttagccatcagaggatgggtacatggtggtcataaaaggatggacatggtcagaaacaatgctcaggtaggctgtggcatttaaacgatgcccaattgccactaaggggcctaaagtgtgcgaagaaaacatcccccacaccattacaccaccaccagcctgcacagtggtaacaaggcatgatggatccatgttctcattctgtttacgccaaattctgactctaccatctgaatgtctcaacagaaatcgagactcatcagaccaggcaacatttttcatcACATGTACATGCCGAAATCCTCAGTTGAACATGACACAACCCTCACAAAACATcttattacttttattaagtGATGTTACAGTACTCTCCCATCTTTTTCACTAGTGATCTCACATTCCCCATAACAAGTCTGGAAGATATGATCGATAGCTCCTGTTCTTTAGGCATCGTCTCCTCTGCTCCTACATGGCAAAAATGTCCTACTCAACTCCTTGAGGATTTCCAGGCTCTGGCTCTTACGCACTGTCAGAGATTCGTCAGCTGGCCCCTGGTGTAAACTCTGGCTCTCTGGGTCATGATGAAAGACTAATAGCTACTAGGAAAGAACCGGCAAAGTCACATAATTCTACTGACCAAGTAAATAATCTTTAAGAAATCCACATTgtgaaaaagagaaaacagacagaaactgCATCCTGCATCATATGTGATTACTGTATAAACAGTATCCACTGCTCAAAAGTATGGGTTGGTATggttttttattggttttaaggatgcatttatttgattaaaaaaaaagaagctaaacACAGTAAtgatgtacattattttttttttaatttaagataaGATTTTAATTTCCTAGGAATGCAGTAATTTTCTCCAAATGCATGCGCAGACGGACACAGGATCATGTGCCCATTCAGGATATTAATAGTCTCATTATGCACCAGACACAGGCCGAAAGAAACTGCCTGCGGCTGAGAACGGGGTGCGAACTGAATATCATCACTGGAGTGCTGGATTTATAGCTTTTGTTTCACATTTCCTTAAGTGAACTATTAAGGTGGCGATGTGTAGAAGTTTGTCCTTCACAATGAGCTGTCTGAGCTAATTTTGGGTGCATATAAGACAAGTTTTTTCAGAGGCAGTGCCGGCAATGTCATGGAAGTGACACAAGTTTCTGAAAAAGAATTGAGTGACTAAGGTACAAATGATAGAATGAGCCGAACAACAGTTAGTAGGAACAAAAAAAGCTCAATATGATGTGACTTTATTTTAATAGGCAGGTTTAAATGGGGGGTGATTTCCCCCTTAAGAAcaatctgaacacagtttaaacTAAGGTACAGTAAGCAAGTTAGCAGCACTGGATCTAAGGGTGACAATAGGAACATACAGTAAGGAGAGATTGAAGCAGTTAAATATGGCAGTGCTAATCAATGGAAGGCCTTAAAAGCTGTATGCGACAGACAGTGTGCATAATACAATGAAGGTTATAAATGATTTGAAGTAATTTCATGTAGTGTAGAAGTTTATACAAGCTGTAGGTGATGGAGCATCTTACTAATGATCATTTATTAATGGAAGACGAATGTGAATTAGTAATCTGATATggagatgtgtttttaaatgtttatttttgctcTTAGGCTAAAATGCGCTGgtattgtttaaaattattaaagttcCCTTCATCACAAGAGCTGGAAAGATCATAATcataaatagattattattatttttttatttttctttcacaatatttgtaaaatacagaTACAAATTAATACTACAGTATTTGTTATACTATCAAAACATCTAATAATacaattgaatataaatataactaaaacGTTGCTAGTTATTTACTTGTCTTTAAATATGTTGTGGAGTCAATATATGTGAAATGAATGAAAGGAAGACATTCACAGACATCAGCGAACGAGCTCATTTGTTTTAAGCAGGCTGCTACAGACCATGCCAATGGACCTTAGAAAAAGAAGAGCATCAAGGAAGGATTCTTtgaacacatgtaaaaaaaaaaaaaaaacttgtgagtCACTGATTCAGTCACTCACTCTGAATCATTCACCTCATTCTCTCACACTGAATCAGTCTCAAACTTTTCATTAGTTACTACTAGAACACAGACATCCCATCATGCACCCTTATCTTCTTGTAGTGTCCAGAGTCATTATTTAGTCTTTAATCAAAAACAGCAACCAAACATTTGCTGAGGGCATAATTTGCACGTGTCACTATTGACTACAAACCTTCTCTAAGACACTTACATAGTTGTGGAAAAATCATGTTACAGTGATTATATGAGGTGGTAATACCAAGGTATGTATACCATGATATTAAGGGATACTTATTTTGCATTGTAAACAGTATAGACTGTTTTTGCAGGATTGTTTTAATCGATGGCAGCTTCACTTGATTCACAAATTCACTGGTTTTGCACTACAGGAATGTCTTCAGTGAATTATTGGCTATGTATTTACTTGCTTctgattatatttaaattagagcaatataattcacaattacttacatttaaaaaaccaGTCATTTCAGCATGTATTCACAGACATGTATATAAGCGAGTGTTCTTAAAACAGTTTGTCTAGTTAACATCTTCAAATACTGTCACTCTGGTTGGAGAACTTAATGAATTAACAGAACGCCACTTGGTGGACAAAACTGAGAGTGCATCCCTATGTGCATATGAACAAATATCTAGAAGCAAATTACATACAATATAGTGCATTAAAATATCAGTAGAATTTCAAATGACAGTTTACACATTACTACAAactactttcatttttttttctctgtgcagAAACAGAATCTGTTTATGAAGGCAAGTGTCAGGATGAACTGATGTGACTGGACCAAACCCCTATACCTTGTTCTGCAGTTTATGCTGAGGATACAAATGATAAAAATCGTCTTTCGTGTGAGTGCTAATGGGACATTTCTGTCTCTGTCTTGTGCTGTGCATGTGCTTTTGTGAAGACCTGTGCGTAGCTTGCTGCCAGAACAGGCTTTTGCTTTGCTTTTACTCCTGTGCTTTACTTTACTTTGCTTCATTGgcccaagtaaaaaaaataattaattcaaaaagCCCTGTCCCAAGGTCCCAATCCAACCATTGTCTGACCATTTGGACAAGTAATAGCAAGTGTCCAAAATGCAAATGGTGAAGGACACGTTTCTATTTTCCCTAAATGTCCCTAGAAAAGTCCTTAATGTTAAAGCAGTTTGTAATAGTATTGCTTGCCTTGGCTTGCCTTGGCCTCAGTAatatatatcagaatcagaatcagaatcagaatcagctaAAGAAAGTAACATGATGAAAAGAAATGATTTCTAAACCGTTTGATTGTCAGAGCAAGAACAAGTACTTACTTTTCGTCCGGAGAACAGCATACACAGCTGGTGCATGGACCCTCCATTCTTAGTCAGCTCTTTCTTCAGGGTTTTGGGTGACGGAAGCATCCAGCCTCCCTTCTGTGTCCCGGTCACCTCCACACAGTTGATGGCATTGTCAGATGTGAAGCAGGTTGTGCGAGGGTCCTGGAGAAGACTGCCCTCGCTGTGTGTGCGTCTGCGCAGGGAATTCTGCACGCTGAgtccacccgagtgcttttcaCAGGAAGTGGACTCTACCATGCTCCTCCGTTTGCTGTCACTGCGTTCCAGGTAGTTatcatcactgtcctcctcatcctcctcctcctcatcatcatcttcatcttcttcatACTCTTCATCAGTTCCGGGGGTGGAGAGGGCATCTGTACTGAAGGACCGATCTAATCGCAACTCAGGGATGACAaatgatgaggaagaggatgaaggTGGAGCGTTTGTGTCCACTGCCTCTGAAGCATTATCTTCATCAACAACCAGATGTTTTTCATCTTCACTATCTCTCGCGTGTGCTTGCGAGAGTTCCTGCTCTTCCTTCGCTTCGGTCACGGGCTCAGTATTCCCcctctcctcctctttctctttgtcttcaTCCTCCCTCCACAACTCATTCATGCCGCTCTCTGTGCTTTTCCCATCTTCCCCCTCAGCAGAGGGCGGAGGTGTTGGTGGAACCAGAGGGCTGCACAGATCCTCCAGCAGAGTGAGACCACTGGACTGAGGGCTGCTCGCAGCGGGGACTAATGCATCGGACAGGTGGCCCAGGGAACAGTCATCCTCAGAGGTCATTCTCAGGCCCCTGAGGTCACATGGCTCATCCTGTTTGGGTTCGAACATCTACCAACAGAAGAACACAGTGTTGCAAAACCGTTACATTACTAGTGTCTTTACTACTGTCACAATATCACTTAATTACAGTCAGTAACTGCAGAACAATTATTGTAGAAATAGTGCAGAAAATATACAGTAATTTGCTGTAGTTAAGAAGAAATGCATTTCAGTGTAATGTGTTTCTGGCAATGTTCAAAATGGCACTAAAAGCTATTCAGTTTGATTTAAACATATGAACATGAATcttgcaacatttt
The sequence above is drawn from the Carassius auratus strain Wakin chromosome 5, ASM336829v1, whole genome shotgun sequence genome and encodes:
- the LOC113084745 gene encoding regulator of G-protein signaling 3-like isoform X2, whose protein sequence is MSDISNKAHRGEMFEPKQDEPCDLRGLRMTSEDDCSLGHLSDALVPAASSPQSSGLTLLEDLCSPLVPPTPPPSAEGEDGKSTESGMNELWREDEDKEKEEERGNTEPVTEAKEEQELSQAHARDSEDEKHLVVDEDNASEAVDTNAPPSSSSSSFVIPELRLDRSFSTDALSTPGTDEEYEEDEDDDEEEEDEEDSDDNYLERSDSKRRSMVESTSCEKHSGGLSVQNSLRRRTHSEGSLLQDPRTTCFTSDNAINCVEVTGTQKGGWMLPSPKTLKKELTKNGGSMHQLCMLFSGRKLSAGSECSCEEGPDGTKKKKSKNLAKDMKNRLAFLRRRNESPGSTPVGKPDKSMSKSVKPTPEEAMKWGESLDKLLIHKYGLAAFRAFLRTEFSEENLDFWLACEDYKKIKSQSKMASKAKKIFAEFIAIQSCKEVNLDSSTREHTKENLQNISRSCFDLAQRRIYGLMEKDSYPRFLRSELYVDLVNQKKPITTSTSSSS
- the LOC113084745 gene encoding regulator of G-protein signaling 3-like isoform X1, which gives rise to MIVYSVIHGSPAKWHDVLSEAGMFEPKQDEPCDLRGLRMTSEDDCSLGHLSDALVPAASSPQSSGLTLLEDLCSPLVPPTPPPSAEGEDGKSTESGMNELWREDEDKEKEEERGNTEPVTEAKEEQELSQAHARDSEDEKHLVVDEDNASEAVDTNAPPSSSSSSFVIPELRLDRSFSTDALSTPGTDEEYEEDEDDDEEEEDEEDSDDNYLERSDSKRRSMVESTSCEKHSGGLSVQNSLRRRTHSEGSLLQDPRTTCFTSDNAINCVEVTGTQKGGWMLPSPKTLKKELTKNGGSMHQLCMLFSGRKLSAGSECSCEEGPDGTKKKKSKNLAKDMKNRLAFLRRRNESPGSTPVGKPDKSMSKSVKPTPEEAMKWGESLDKLLIHKYGLAAFRAFLRTEFSEENLDFWLACEDYKKIKSQSKMASKAKKIFAEFIAIQSCKEVNLDSSTREHTKENLQNISRSCFDLAQRRIYGLMEKDSYPRFLRSELYVDLVNQKKPITTSTSSSS
- the LOC113084745 gene encoding regulator of G-protein signaling 3-like isoform X4, with product MSILTMFEPKQDEPCDLRGLRMTSEDDCSLGHLSDALVPAASSPQSSGLTLLEDLCSPLVPPTPPPSAEGEDGKSTESGMNELWREDEDKEKEEERGNTEPVTEAKEEQELSQAHARDSEDEKHLVVDEDNASEAVDTNAPPSSSSSSFVIPELRLDRSFSTDALSTPGTDEEYEEDEDDDEEEEDEEDSDDNYLERSDSKRRSMVESTSCEKHSGGLSVQNSLRRRTHSEGSLLQDPRTTCFTSDNAINCVEVTGTQKGGWMLPSPKTLKKELTKNGGSMHQLCMLFSGRKLSAGSECSCEEGPDGTKKKKSKNLAKDMKNRLAFLRRRNESPGSTPVGKPDKSMSKSVKPTPEEAMKWGESLDKLLIHKYGLAAFRAFLRTEFSEENLDFWLACEDYKKIKSQSKMASKAKKIFAEFIAIQSCKEVNLDSSTREHTKENLQNISRSCFDLAQRRIYGLMEKDSYPRFLRSELYVDLVNQKKPITTSTSSSS
- the LOC113084745 gene encoding regulator of G-protein signaling 3-like isoform X5, giving the protein MFEPKQDEPCDLRGLRMTSEDDCSLGHLSDALVPAASSPQSSGLTLLEDLCSPLVPPTPPPSAEGEDGKSTESGMNELWREDEDKEKEEERGNTEPVTEAKEEQELSQAHARDSEDEKHLVVDEDNASEAVDTNAPPSSSSSSFVIPELRLDRSFSTDALSTPGTDEEYEEDEDDDEEEEDEEDSDDNYLERSDSKRRSMVESTSCEKHSGGLSVQNSLRRRTHSEGSLLQDPRTTCFTSDNAINCVEVTGTQKGGWMLPSPKTLKKELTKNGGSMHQLCMLFSGRKLSAGSECSCEEGPDGTKKKKSKNLAKDMKNRLAFLRRRNESPGSTPVGKPDKSMSKSVKPTPEEAMKWGESLDKLLIHKYGLAAFRAFLRTEFSEENLDFWLACEDYKKIKSQSKMASKAKKIFAEFIAIQSCKEVNLDSSTREHTKENLQNISRSCFDLAQRRIYGLMEKDSYPRFLRSELYVDLVNQKKPITTSTSSSS
- the LOC113084745 gene encoding regulator of G-protein signaling 3-like isoform X3, with the protein product MPVFKMFEPKQDEPCDLRGLRMTSEDDCSLGHLSDALVPAASSPQSSGLTLLEDLCSPLVPPTPPPSAEGEDGKSTESGMNELWREDEDKEKEEERGNTEPVTEAKEEQELSQAHARDSEDEKHLVVDEDNASEAVDTNAPPSSSSSSFVIPELRLDRSFSTDALSTPGTDEEYEEDEDDDEEEEDEEDSDDNYLERSDSKRRSMVESTSCEKHSGGLSVQNSLRRRTHSEGSLLQDPRTTCFTSDNAINCVEVTGTQKGGWMLPSPKTLKKELTKNGGSMHQLCMLFSGRKLSAGSECSCEEGPDGTKKKKSKNLAKDMKNRLAFLRRRNESPGSTPVGKPDKSMSKSVKPTPEEAMKWGESLDKLLIHKYGLAAFRAFLRTEFSEENLDFWLACEDYKKIKSQSKMASKAKKIFAEFIAIQSCKEVNLDSSTREHTKENLQNISRSCFDLAQRRIYGLMEKDSYPRFLRSELYVDLVNQKKPITTSTSSSS